The DNA window AAGTTTTTATCTGTTAATTTGATTATGCCATTTTGACCGTTCCTTTTTGTTTCCTTTAATAACCTGACATTGGACAATCCGTACACTATAGAAGtacaatataataaagtgATGGTGAATAGTTCGAGAACTTTCATaactaattttattttatttatttgttttcagactttttttttttttttttttttttcctttcttttgtttGACAGTATTTTGCTGTTAACGGTGCACACTAGTTGTTTATGTGTAAAGAATCTTTTGAATTgcacaaaaaattaattagtTAATGAAGGGTCGAGATAAAGTATGAAGAGTTTAACTTATAAGGACGTAATTTTGGAAACAATGCACCGAGTTGGAAAATCTGTtgtaacaacaaaaaaaggttaaaaaaaaaccaaaaaagattaatgtTGTTGTGTTGTTCATAAGCCTGCTacaaattaaacaaatattttggtCTGTAcgagaaagaaagaaagaaagaaagaaagaaaaaattaaataaacaaattattcCGAGGTTTGTTTTACACTCTTTGGTAATTCTACAGGCCCTAATGCAggttataatataaaacttttttgtataattttttatttttgacaAATATTATGCACCTGTACCTTtggttgttttattttatttattttttttaaatcattcTACATTGaggaaaaattattcaatgtttgctttttttgtgaataaaaaaatgttttttttttattttttttctttctttcttttttttcctctctTTCCCAAcaatcattaaaaatatatctatTTAGAACGAAAAGTTCGTATTCATCGTagttcctttttttttttttttttttttttttttaattaccGCATTTAGTTCTTTGATCATATTCATcgttaagaaaaaaaaaagaaattaaaatacatATCAACACACATATCCAAGACACAATGGTCTCTGCCATCATCTCcaagaaaagaaagttaGTTGCTGACGGTGTTTTTTTCGCCGAATTGAATGAATTTTTCACTAGAGAATTAGCTGAAGAGGGCTACTCCGGTTGTGAAGTTCGTGTTACTCCAACCAAGACTGAAATTATCATCAGAGCCACCAGAATTCAAGAAGTTTTGGGTGAAAATGGTAGAAGAATCAACGAATTAACTTTGTTGGTTGAAAAGAGATTTCAATTCTCTAAGGGTGCCGTTGTCTTGTTTGCCGAAAAGGTTCAAGACAGAGGTTTGAGTGCTATTGCTCAAGCCGAATCCTTGAAATTCAGATTGTTGAACGGTTTAGCTATTAGAAGAGCCGCCTACGGTGTTGTCAGATATGTTATGGAATCTGGTGCCAAAGGTTGTGAAGTTGTCATCTCTGGTAAATTAAGAGCTGCTAGAGCCAAATCTATGAAATTTGCTGACGGTTTCTTGATTCACTCTGGTCAACCTGTCAACGATTTCATTGATACTGCTACCAGACACGTTTTGTTGAGACAAGGTGTTTTGGGTATCAAAGTTAAGATTATGAGAGATCCATCCAAAAACAGACGTGGTCCAAGAGCTTTGCCAGATGCTGTCGATATCGTTGAACCAAAGGAAGAAGAACCAATCGAAGAAGCCACAGTTAAGGATTACAGACCAACTGAGGAAGAAGCTGATGATTCTAAAAATTTAGCTGAAGAAGCTCAACCAGAGGTTCAACAAGAAGCTGTCCAAGCTTAGGTAGCattgaaaattatatatccttatgtatattttttttttttttaagtattgattatttttaattaatatatatatatacatatgttttttttcattgttaaaatttttgataactcacttttgttctttgtaatccttttatttcttaaaGTGAAGATAGTGGCTAAGGATTATTCGGatgactttttttgttcatcTTGGATATGGATGCGGAAATAGTGTAACTTTTAGGGAATTACATTAATAAATACTCAAAATACAATAAGCAATGAGCGGGAGAGGATAtgctttgaaaaattttcagtaatataatattaatatatccATAATTAAAGATAAGTTACAGAAAAATGTCGCAAAACCTTTGATCATTCTTTTGccctccttttttttttttttttttttacgaCGGGCGgcacaaaaaaaacttttttactATCAAAAAAGTGGTATTTATACAAGTTGAAGCATAATAAGTAGCTCTATTTAAATTTGACTATCAATTCTTCTACTCTTGGGGAAAGGAAACAgatatatttattcataTAAGGggtcaaaaagaaaaacgaaagaaaaaaaatcaatttgaCTCATATAATGCACttactttttaaaagacTTTGGATATTTTTCGATTTGGa is part of the Saccharomycodes ludwigii strain NBRC 1722 chromosome III, whole genome shotgun sequence genome and encodes:
- the RPS3 gene encoding 40S ribosomal protein uS3 (similar to Saccharomyces cerevisiae YNL178W | RPS3 | Ribosomal Protein of the Small subunit); its protein translation is MVSAIISKKRKLVADGVFFAELNEFFTRELAEEGYSGCEVRVTPTKTEIIIRATRIQEVLGENGRRINELTLLVEKRFQFSKGAVVLFAEKVQDRGLSAIAQAESLKFRLLNGLAIRRAAYGVVRYVMESGAKGCEVVISGKLRAARAKSMKFADGFLIHSGQPVNDFIDTATRHVLLRQGVLGIKVKIMRDPSKNRRGPRALPDAVDIVEPKEEEPIEEATVKDYRPTEEEADDSKNLAEEAQPEVQQEAVQA